One Devosia lacusdianchii genomic window carries:
- a CDS encoding helix-turn-helix domain-containing protein has product MPGILYPEDAARSYAVRRFEPTARLAPFVEYYWMVDWHLPEGQSYATELLPQPRLNLAFTLERGWVTGVTTSRYTYTVSGSASVVGIMFRPGGFRPFLGHAVAELVDRTIEAETLFPRADAAWRQALLATNDPTAMLDMVEALLAGDGLPEIDGNVATASRIVSQIQQDRSIVSVGALAERSGLSERTLQHLFQNHVGVRAKWVIRLYRLTEAARLATEETDPNWTRIAHELGYTDQAHFSNDFRNVVGRSPVDYMRNARQSPDAGSPA; this is encoded by the coding sequence ATGCCGGGTATTCTCTACCCCGAGGATGCGGCGCGCAGCTATGCGGTACGCCGGTTCGAGCCTACGGCACGACTGGCGCCGTTCGTCGAATATTACTGGATGGTCGACTGGCACCTGCCCGAGGGGCAGAGTTACGCGACCGAGCTGTTGCCACAACCTCGGCTGAACCTGGCATTCACGCTGGAGCGCGGCTGGGTCACTGGCGTGACCACGAGCCGTTACACTTACACGGTCAGCGGCTCGGCCAGCGTCGTCGGCATCATGTTCCGTCCCGGCGGCTTCCGGCCGTTTCTGGGGCACGCCGTCGCCGAATTGGTTGATCGGACGATCGAGGCCGAGACGCTGTTCCCGCGGGCAGATGCGGCCTGGCGGCAGGCCTTGCTCGCGACCAACGATCCGACAGCGATGCTCGATATGGTGGAGGCCCTGCTGGCGGGCGATGGCCTGCCCGAGATTGACGGCAATGTCGCCACGGCCAGCCGGATCGTTAGCCAGATTCAGCAGGACCGTTCGATCGTCTCGGTGGGCGCGTTGGCCGAGCGCAGCGGGCTCAGCGAGCGTACGCTGCAGCATCTGTTCCAGAATCATGTCGGGGTTCGGGCCAAGTGGGTGATCCGACTCTATCGGTTGACAGAAGCTGCCCGGCTGGCGACCGAGGAAACTGATCCGAACTGGACCCGCATTGCTCATGAGCTGGGCTATACCGATCAGGCCCATTTCAGTAACGACTTCCGCAACGTGGTTGGGCGCTCGCCGGTGGATTATATGCGCAATGCGCGTCAGTCGCCGGATGCAGGATCGCCGGCGTGA
- a CDS encoding SRPBCC family protein has product MTDATTAIVSTEIVAPPAVVWSALTDPAKVKQWMFGTEMRADWQVGGRVYFRGEWDGKPYEDRGDILAIEAPRLLTLDFYSSVGGLPDVPESYQPITYELTPSSTGTRLTITHENNPDAETAERMRATWTTTLAGLKDVAESAG; this is encoded by the coding sequence ATGACCGACGCGACCACAGCCATTGTCAGCACTGAAATCGTCGCCCCGCCGGCGGTCGTTTGGTCGGCACTGACGGACCCGGCCAAGGTCAAGCAGTGGATGTTCGGCACCGAAATGCGTGCCGATTGGCAAGTCGGTGGCCGCGTCTACTTCCGCGGCGAATGGGACGGCAAGCCCTATGAGGACCGTGGCGACATCCTGGCCATCGAAGCACCGCGGCTGTTGACCCTCGATTTCTACAGCTCGGTCGGCGGCCTGCCCGATGTTCCCGAAAGCTACCAGCCCATCACCTATGAACTGACGCCCAGCAGCACGGGCACACGCCTGACCATCACTCATGAGAACAACCCCGACGCCGAAACCGCCGAGCGCATGCGCGCCACATGGACCACCACCCTGGCAGGCCTCAAGGACGTCGCCGAAAGCGCCGGTTAG
- a CDS encoding AbrB family transcriptional regulator, with protein sequence MRLMPPLSKLYPPILTVVISAIGGGVATLLNLPASWLMGGALAVTGAAMAGLPVGLPSWARDVAFVLIGMSMGASVAPDSLSLIASWPVSLAALVLELILITSLTGWMLARYFRLDPGTAYLSSFPGHLSFIMGIASAGVGDARQIAIIQVIRILMLTICVPIGAVFLPIDHFDPPVATSLLTTWELLALAAGCVAAGLLFVRLKVPAGFVLGSMAAATAAKLGGLYTGAIPGPLVIVTFVLTGALIGSRFAGITRKEFMTAAKGGVIATAMTVGIVSLNAWLVSLVVDMPYGQIWLGLSPGALEGMGALGIALGYDTAFIAAHHVIRLLLLSFAIPTVVVFIRRRERRNAG encoded by the coding sequence ATGAGACTTATGCCCCCTCTCTCCAAGCTCTACCCACCCATCCTCACTGTCGTCATCTCCGCCATAGGTGGTGGGGTCGCGACCTTGCTCAATTTGCCGGCAAGCTGGTTGATGGGTGGGGCGCTGGCGGTGACGGGAGCGGCAATGGCGGGGCTGCCGGTGGGGCTACCGAGCTGGGCGCGGGACGTGGCGTTCGTGCTGATCGGCATGTCGATGGGCGCCAGCGTGGCGCCTGACAGCCTGAGCCTGATCGCGAGCTGGCCAGTGAGCCTGGCAGCGCTGGTGCTGGAACTGATCCTGATCACCTCGCTGACCGGCTGGATGCTGGCGCGGTACTTCAGGCTCGATCCGGGGACGGCCTATCTCAGTTCATTTCCCGGTCACCTGTCGTTCATCATGGGGATCGCCTCGGCAGGCGTGGGCGATGCGCGGCAGATCGCCATCATCCAGGTGATCCGCATCCTGATGCTGACCATCTGCGTGCCGATCGGCGCAGTGTTCCTGCCGATCGATCATTTCGACCCGCCGGTCGCCACCAGCCTGTTGACCACGTGGGAATTGCTGGCGCTGGCGGCTGGCTGCGTGGCCGCCGGACTGCTCTTTGTCAGGCTCAAGGTGCCGGCCGGCTTCGTGCTCGGTTCGATGGCGGCGGCGACTGCCGCCAAGCTGGGCGGGCTTTATACTGGCGCCATTCCGGGGCCGCTGGTGATCGTGACCTTCGTGCTGACCGGCGCGCTGATCGGGTCACGCTTCGCCGGGATCACGCGCAAGGAATTCATGACCGCGGCCAAGGGCGGCGTGATCGCCACGGCGATGACGGTGGGCATCGTGTCGCTGAATGCGTGGCTTGTGAGCCTTGTGGTCGATATGCCCTATGGGCAGATCTGGCTGGGCCTGTCGCCTGGAGCTCTCGAAGGCATGGGCGCGCTGGGCATTGCGCTGGGCTATGACACAGCGTTTATCGCGGCACACCATGTCATCCGGCTGCTGCTGCTGAGCTTCGCGATCCCGACGGTGGTCGTCTTTATCCGCCGCCGCGAAAGACGCAACGCCGGCTAA
- a CDS encoding M20 aminoacylase family protein — MPVINRIAEFADEIAGWRQDFHAHPEILFDVVRTAGVVEQKLRDFGCDEVVTGLGQTGVVGIINGRSNKSGRTIGLRADMDALPVTEKTGKDYASTVPGKMHACGHDGHTAMLLGAAKYLAETRNFDGRIAVIFQPAEEGGGGGKEMLKDGLAERFAIDEFYGMHNWPGMPVGHFGIRSGGIMAATDRFYIDIIGKGGHAARPQTTVDPIIVAANMIVGLQSIVSRNVDPLASAVLSVTMLEAGEADNVISRTAKITGTVRTLDGAVQNLIEQRLGEFVPQFAASFGAEAQMRYARGYPVTVNSPEQTAFAATVAAEVAGAERVDADAPPSMGGEDFSFMLEARPGAYIFLGNGDSSELHTDTYDFNDAAIPVGTSYWVRLAERALPAQ; from the coding sequence ATGCCCGTTATCAACCGCATCGCCGAATTTGCCGACGAGATCGCCGGGTGGCGACAAGACTTTCATGCCCATCCCGAAATCCTGTTCGACGTGGTGCGGACGGCGGGCGTGGTGGAGCAGAAGCTGCGGGATTTCGGCTGCGACGAGGTAGTGACCGGGCTGGGCCAGACTGGTGTAGTCGGCATCATCAACGGGCGCAGCAACAAGAGTGGACGCACGATCGGACTGCGCGCCGATATGGATGCCCTGCCGGTGACCGAGAAGACCGGCAAGGACTACGCCTCGACCGTGCCCGGAAAAATGCATGCCTGCGGACATGACGGGCATACCGCCATGCTCCTGGGCGCCGCCAAATACCTGGCGGAGACACGCAATTTCGACGGGCGGATCGCGGTGATCTTCCAGCCGGCGGAAGAGGGCGGTGGTGGCGGCAAGGAAATGCTGAAAGACGGGCTGGCCGAGCGCTTCGCCATCGACGAATTCTACGGCATGCACAATTGGCCGGGCATGCCGGTGGGCCATTTCGGCATCCGCAGCGGCGGCATCATGGCGGCGACGGACCGTTTCTACATCGACATTATCGGCAAGGGCGGCCATGCGGCGCGGCCGCAGACGACGGTCGATCCGATCATCGTGGCGGCCAACATGATCGTGGGCCTGCAGAGCATCGTGTCGCGCAATGTCGATCCGCTCGCCAGCGCCGTGCTATCGGTGACGATGCTGGAGGCCGGCGAGGCCGACAATGTCATTTCGCGAACCGCCAAGATTACCGGGACGGTGCGAACGCTGGACGGGGCGGTGCAGAACTTGATCGAGCAGCGGCTGGGTGAGTTCGTGCCGCAATTCGCGGCGAGTTTCGGCGCCGAGGCGCAGATGCGCTATGCCAGGGGATATCCGGTGACGGTCAATTCGCCCGAGCAGACGGCGTTCGCGGCGACGGTGGCCGCCGAGGTTGCCGGAGCCGAGCGCGTCGATGCAGATGCCCCACCATCGATGGGCGGCGAGGATTTTTCGTTCATGCTGGAAGCGCGGCCAGGAGCCTATATCTTCCTCGGCAATGGGGACAGCAGCGAGCTCCATACCGATACATATGACTTCAACGACGCTGCCATCCCGGTGGGGACGAGCTATTGGGTGCGGCTGGCGGAGCGGGCGTTACCCGCTCAGTGA
- a CDS encoding electron transfer flavoprotein subunit beta/FixA family protein, producing the protein MKILVAIKRVVDHNVRIRVRPDGSGVETTGVRMSMNPFCKHAVEAAVQLSAAGHGDEIVVVSIGPKTANDVILTALAMGAHRGILIETDAELETLAISKLLAKVVAEENPDIVLLGKQAVDDDSNHVGQMLAALTDRPQATFASEIKVVGQGLEVTREIDSGRETIAIPLPAIVTADLRLNTPRNAALPMVMKARSKPLAVRRATEFGVDLAPRLVIEKVSPPAERVAGRTVGSVAELAGFIASDVSQMEAL; encoded by the coding sequence ATGAAAATCCTGGTCGCCATCAAGCGCGTCGTCGATCACAACGTGCGCATCCGCGTCCGCCCCGATGGATCAGGCGTCGAGACCACTGGCGTCCGCATGTCGATGAACCCCTTCTGCAAGCATGCCGTCGAAGCGGCGGTGCAGCTTTCGGCGGCCGGTCACGGCGACGAAATCGTCGTCGTCTCCATCGGTCCCAAGACCGCCAATGACGTCATCCTCACCGCCCTCGCCATGGGCGCCCATCGCGGCATCCTGATCGAGACAGACGCCGAGCTCGAAACCCTGGCCATATCAAAGCTGCTGGCAAAGGTCGTCGCTGAGGAAAATCCCGATATCGTGCTGCTCGGCAAGCAAGCCGTCGATGACGACAGCAATCACGTCGGCCAGATGCTCGCCGCGCTGACCGATCGTCCCCAGGCCACCTTCGCGTCTGAGATCAAGGTCGTGGGGCAGGGACTCGAGGTTACCAGGGAGATCGATTCCGGCCGCGAAACCATCGCCATCCCGCTGCCCGCTATCGTCACCGCCGACCTCCGCCTCAATACCCCGCGCAACGCCGCTTTGCCCATGGTTATGAAAGCCCGCTCCAAGCCGCTGGCTGTTCGCCGCGCCACCGAATTCGGCGTCGATCTCGCCCCGCGCCTTGTGATCGAAAAAGTATCCCCGCCGGCTGAACGTGTGGCGGGAAGGACTGTCGGCTCGGTCGCAGAACTCGCCGGCTTCATCGCCTCCGATGTGTCGCAAATGGAGGCGCTGTGA
- a CDS encoding electron transfer flavoprotein subunit alpha/FixB family protein produces the protein MSVLVLADHDIGALSPATARVVSAVSALGPVDVLVVADDATAIARSASTLSGVAKVLVASGNAVADGLATLLETLAVRYQYVVASAGSVGKDVMPRLAAKLDLMPVTDIVAIHGPGSFDRPIYAGNAIQTVTDNQPRHVLTVRASAFRAAASGNAAPIESIDGAVASAARLIASHRTESDTPDLATAQIVVGGGIALGSAENFQLIEQLAKKLGAAIGATRAAVDAGYAPNDWQVGQTGKIIAPDLYIAIGISGALQHVAGIQGAKKIVAINTDPEAPLVKLADVALIGDLFQIIPQLIAELDRAGVTR, from the coding sequence ATGAGCGTTCTGGTCCTCGCTGATCATGATATTGGCGCCCTCTCGCCCGCCACCGCCCGCGTCGTCAGCGCGGTGAGCGCATTGGGTCCGGTCGATGTGCTTGTTGTCGCCGATGACGCCACCGCCATCGCCAGGTCCGCATCCACACTCTCGGGTGTCGCCAAAGTACTGGTGGCAAGCGGCAATGCAGTAGCAGATGGCCTCGCTACGCTGCTCGAAACGTTGGCAGTCCGTTATCAGTATGTGGTCGCGAGCGCCGGAAGCGTTGGCAAGGATGTGATGCCCCGGTTGGCCGCCAAACTCGACCTGATGCCGGTGACTGACATCGTCGCCATTCACGGCCCCGGCAGCTTCGATCGCCCGATCTATGCCGGTAACGCCATCCAGACCGTTACCGACAATCAACCGCGCCACGTCCTCACGGTCAGAGCCTCGGCCTTCCGCGCCGCCGCGTCAGGCAACGCCGCTCCGATCGAGAGCATCGATGGCGCGGTCGCTTCGGCCGCTAGGCTGATCGCCTCGCATCGCACCGAAAGTGACACGCCCGACCTCGCTACCGCCCAGATCGTGGTCGGCGGCGGCATAGCTCTCGGCTCTGCCGAGAACTTCCAACTCATTGAGCAGCTTGCCAAAAAGCTCGGCGCTGCCATCGGCGCTACTCGTGCTGCGGTCGATGCGGGCTATGCCCCCAATGACTGGCAGGTCGGCCAGACCGGCAAGATCATCGCCCCCGATCTCTACATCGCCATCGGCATATCAGGCGCCCTCCAGCATGTCGCCGGTATCCAGGGCGCGAAGAAGATCGTTGCCATCAACACCGACCCCGAAGCCCCGCTGGTCAAGCTGGCCGACGTGGCGCTGATTGGCGATCTCTTCCAGATCATCCCGCAATTGATTGCCGAACTTGATCGTGCGGGCGTGACACGCTGA
- a CDS encoding aromatic amino acid transaminase yields the protein MFETLTKAPGDKILALMGEYAADPRPTKIDLGVGVYKDEQGTTPIMSSVKKAEQRILSQGKTKTYLGIAGNKGYGAAVLDLALADSVDRSRVRIAQAPGGTGSLWVLMQLVNRARPGTNVWVSDPTWPNHNPIAENSGLVVKTHPYFDTETRGVKFEQMLAALDKLGKDDVVLLHGCCHNPTGANLTNAQWDQVAASLARTGALPFIDLAYLGFGDGLEQDAYGTRKVIASVPEALIAFSGSKNFGLYRERVGAAILIARDAAQADVTHSQLLNIIRGAYSQPPDHGAEIIRTILEDAELRAEWETELNTMRGRMIRLREKLSEAIRQRSNSKDFDFIAAHRGMFSLLGLENTVVEHLKAANGIYMIGDSRINVAGIPEDRVGELADAMLAAIK from the coding sequence ATGTTCGAGACCCTCACCAAGGCCCCCGGCGACAAGATCCTGGCGCTCATGGGCGAATACGCGGCTGATCCGCGTCCCACCAAGATCGACCTCGGTGTCGGCGTCTATAAGGACGAGCAGGGCACCACCCCGATCATGTCCTCGGTCAAAAAGGCCGAGCAGCGCATTCTGTCGCAAGGCAAGACCAAGACCTACCTCGGCATTGCCGGCAACAAGGGCTACGGCGCGGCCGTGCTCGACCTCGCGCTGGCCGATAGCGTTGACCGCTCGCGGGTCCGCATCGCGCAGGCCCCCGGCGGCACCGGCTCGCTCTGGGTGCTGATGCAATTGGTCAATCGCGCCCGGCCCGGCACCAATGTCTGGGTCTCCGATCCGACCTGGCCCAACCACAATCCGATTGCCGAGAATTCCGGCCTCGTGGTCAAGACGCATCCCTATTTCGACACCGAGACCCGCGGCGTCAAGTTCGAGCAAATGCTTGCCGCACTTGATAAATTGGGCAAGGACGATGTCGTGCTGCTGCATGGCTGCTGCCACAATCCGACCGGCGCCAACCTCACCAACGCCCAGTGGGACCAGGTCGCGGCCAGCCTCGCGCGCACTGGCGCATTGCCCTTCATCGATCTTGCCTATCTCGGCTTTGGCGATGGCCTGGAGCAGGATGCATATGGCACGCGCAAGGTGATCGCCTCCGTGCCGGAAGCGCTCATCGCCTTCTCGGGCTCGAAGAATTTCGGCCTCTACCGCGAGCGTGTCGGCGCAGCGATCCTCATCGCGCGTGATGCGGCACAGGCCGATGTCACGCACTCGCAGCTCCTCAACATCATCCGCGGAGCTTACTCGCAGCCACCCGATCATGGCGCCGAGATCATCCGCACCATCCTCGAGGACGCCGAACTGCGCGCCGAATGGGAAACTGAGCTCAACACCATGCGCGGTCGCATGATCCGCCTGCGCGAAAAGCTCAGCGAGGCCATCCGCCAGCGTTCGAATTCCAAGGATTTCGATTTCATTGCCGCGCACCGCGGCATGTTTTCGCTGCTGGGGCTCGAAAACACGGTGGTCGAACATTTAAAAGCCGCCAACGGCATCTATATGATTGGTGATAGTCGCATCAATGTTGCCGGCATCCCGGAAGATCGCGTCGGCGAACTGGCCGATGCCATGCTCGCGGCCATCAAATAG
- the fsa gene encoding fructose-6-phosphate aldolase, which produces MKFFVDTAEIKDIKELYETGLLDGVTTNPSLIAKSGRDFKEVVKEICSIVPGPVSAEVASLEYDGMIAEGEVLSKLAENVVVKLPLTLAGLKATKTFKERGVKTNVTLCFSANQALLAAKCGATYISPFLGRLDDINLDGVELIENIRQIYDNYAFDTEILAASIRSPNHVTQVALAGADVATIPPDVIRKLANHPLTNSGIEGFLKDWKATGQSIL; this is translated from the coding sequence ATGAAGTTCTTCGTCGATACTGCGGAAATCAAGGACATCAAGGAGCTCTATGAGACCGGCCTCCTCGACGGCGTCACCACCAATCCGTCGCTGATCGCCAAATCGGGCCGCGACTTCAAGGAAGTGGTCAAGGAAATCTGCTCGATCGTACCCGGCCCGGTCTCGGCCGAAGTCGCCTCGCTCGAGTATGACGGCATGATCGCCGAGGGCGAAGTGCTGTCCAAGCTGGCCGAAAACGTCGTGGTCAAGCTGCCGCTGACCCTGGCCGGCCTCAAGGCCACCAAGACGTTCAAGGAACGCGGCGTCAAGACCAATGTCACGCTGTGCTTCTCGGCCAACCAGGCCCTGCTCGCTGCCAAGTGCGGCGCGACCTACATCTCGCCCTTCCTGGGACGCCTTGATGACATCAACCTCGACGGCGTCGAGCTGATCGAGAACATCCGCCAGATTTACGACAACTATGCCTTCGACACCGAAATCCTGGCTGCCTCGATCCGTTCGCCCAACCACGTGACCCAGGTCGCGCTGGCCGGTGCCGATGTCGCCACCATTCCGCCCGACGTGATCCGCAAGCTGGCCAACCACCCGCTGACCAATTCGGGCATCGAAGGCTTCCTCAAGGACTGGAAAGCGACGGGTCAGTCGATCCTCTAA
- a CDS encoding Mrp/NBP35 family ATP-binding protein — protein MADTELAAAIKTALAAVEIPGGGDLASYAGLSEIIVTPGAVAFAIAVAPGMEAAFGPAREAAIAATQKVAGTRKVMVSLTSGKPPAGPSFSHGKPVPPGKTSVPGIKHIIAIGSGKGGVGKSTTAVNIALALQAEGLRVGILDADLYGPSVPKLLALEGQPAVREDGIFSPHDAFGLKAMSIGSMLVKDQAVVWRGPMATSALRQLLRETDWGTLDILVIDLPPGTGDIHISLFQQAVIDGVIIVSTPQDLALIDAKKAIDMLRRLGVPLLGLVENMSHFIAPDTGKRYDIFGSGGAERAAADLGMPFLGAIPLVMSIREGSDAGRPPVAELPDGPEAQAFRAIARRILANTPRLKA, from the coding sequence ATGGCCGATACCGAACTCGCTGCCGCCATCAAAACCGCCCTCGCCGCCGTCGAGATACCCGGTGGCGGTGATCTGGCCAGCTATGCGGGTCTCTCCGAAATTATCGTCACACCAGGCGCTGTGGCCTTCGCCATTGCTGTCGCGCCAGGCATGGAAGCCGCCTTCGGCCCCGCGCGCGAAGCCGCCATTGCCGCCACCCAGAAGGTCGCCGGCACCCGCAAGGTCATGGTGTCGCTCACGTCAGGCAAGCCGCCTGCGGGGCCGAGTTTCTCCCATGGCAAGCCCGTGCCCCCGGGCAAGACATCCGTGCCCGGCATCAAGCACATCATCGCCATCGGCTCGGGCAAGGGCGGTGTCGGCAAGTCGACCACCGCCGTCAATATTGCCCTAGCCTTGCAAGCCGAAGGCCTGCGCGTCGGCATTCTCGATGCCGATCTTTACGGCCCCTCCGTTCCCAAGCTCCTGGCCCTCGAAGGCCAACCCGCCGTGCGCGAAGATGGCATCTTCAGCCCGCATGACGCCTTCGGCCTCAAGGCCATGTCGATCGGCTCCATGCTGGTCAAGGATCAGGCCGTCGTCTGGCGCGGCCCGATGGCGACCTCGGCCCTGCGCCAGCTTCTGCGCGAAACCGATTGGGGTACCCTCGATATCCTGGTCATTGACCTGCCGCCCGGCACCGGCGACATCCACATCTCGCTGTTCCAGCAGGCCGTGATCGATGGTGTCATCATCGTCTCCACGCCGCAGGATCTGGCGCTGATCGATGCCAAGAAGGCCATCGACATGCTGCGCCGCCTCGGCGTGCCGCTGCTGGGTCTCGTCGAGAATATGAGCCATTTCATCGCCCCCGATACGGGCAAGCGCTACGACATTTTCGGCAGCGGCGGCGCCGAACGGGCCGCCGCTGATCTGGGCATGCCGTTCCTCGGCGCCATTCCCCTGGTGATGTCGATCCGCGAGGGCTCCGACGCCGGTCGGCCCCCCGTGGCAGAGCTTCCGGACGGCCCGGAGGCCCAGGCGTTCCGCGCCATTGCCCGCAGGATTTTGGCCAATACCCCGCGCCTCAAGGCCTGA